A single window of Granulicella mallensis MP5ACTX8 DNA harbors:
- a CDS encoding Stp1/IreP family PP2C-type Ser/Thr phosphatase has product MPTEICNGIELAAQTDIGCHRQNNEDRFAYDLPLGIFAVSDGMGGCAGGEVASQMAVEQLITAYRLLHHSTSSAISISDALYHAVASANAAVYARAESDPSLRGMGATLVAIAVEGTSAVIANIGDSRAYLLRQNTATQITLDHSFLAEQVREGTIQARDAANSPLQSTITRAIGIGAVVEADLFAAELEPGDRILLASDGLTRYVHDEEIAAMASPSIASDAACAALIELARNRGGADNVTCLLLNWLE; this is encoded by the coding sequence GTGCCGACAGAGATATGTAATGGAATTGAATTAGCAGCGCAGACCGACATAGGCTGCCATAGGCAGAATAATGAAGATCGTTTTGCCTATGACCTGCCGTTGGGCATCTTTGCCGTTTCGGATGGAATGGGTGGGTGTGCAGGCGGTGAGGTTGCAAGCCAGATGGCTGTCGAACAGCTGATTACTGCCTATCGGTTGCTGCATCATTCCACTAGCAGTGCAATTTCGATCTCTGATGCGCTTTACCATGCCGTCGCCAGTGCCAATGCAGCCGTGTATGCGCGCGCAGAAAGCGACCCTTCTCTACGTGGAATGGGGGCGACACTCGTTGCGATTGCTGTCGAAGGTACATCCGCAGTTATCGCGAATATAGGGGACAGTCGTGCCTATTTATTGCGCCAGAACACTGCAACGCAGATTACTCTCGATCATTCCTTTCTCGCGGAACAGGTGAGGGAAGGGACAATCCAGGCCAGGGATGCAGCTAACTCACCATTACAGTCCACGATCACACGTGCGATCGGTATTGGAGCTGTAGTAGAGGCTGATTTATTTGCAGCAGAGCTTGAGCCGGGCGATCGAATATTGCTTGCGAGCGATGGTTTGACGCGTTATGTTCACGACGAAGAGATTGCCGCTATGGCTTCACCATCCATAGCTTCCGATGCTGCGTGTGCTGCTCTCATCGAGCTCGCCCGCAATCGCGGAGGAGCCGATAATGTTACCTGCCTACTACTCAACTGGCTTGAGTAG
- the gnd gene encoding phosphogluconate dehydrogenase (NAD(+)-dependent, decarboxylating), whose product MQLGMVGLGRMGANMVKRLVAHGHECTVFDMSPKVVEELAKEKGVTGASSMADLVSKLAKPRAIWLMIPAGVVEKAIAEIAPHLESGDILIDGGNSYYIDDIRRAKELAPKGIQYVDVGTSGGVWGLERGYCMMIGGPKAAVEHLDPIFKTIAPGIGDIPHTPGRENVVSTAEQGYLHCGDSGGGHFVKMVHNGIEYGMMAAYAEGLGVLKSANIGKHTHEIDAETTPLRDPEHYQYDFNLPDIAEVWRRGSVIASWLLDLTSSALAGDPELAKFGGRVSDSGEGRWTIKAGIDEGVPTPVLTASLYERFTSRGEADFSNKILSALRYEFGGHLEKPAAK is encoded by the coding sequence ATGCAACTTGGAATGGTAGGACTGGGAAGAATGGGCGCGAATATGGTGAAGCGGCTGGTCGCGCATGGACATGAATGCACGGTCTTCGACATGTCGCCGAAGGTTGTGGAAGAACTGGCGAAGGAAAAGGGCGTCACGGGAGCTTCCTCTATGGCGGATCTGGTGAGCAAGCTGGCGAAGCCACGTGCGATCTGGCTGATGATTCCGGCGGGCGTTGTGGAGAAGGCCATCGCCGAGATCGCTCCTCACCTGGAGTCTGGCGACATCCTGATCGACGGAGGGAACTCTTACTACATCGATGATATTCGGCGCGCCAAGGAACTAGCTCCGAAGGGAATCCAGTATGTCGACGTGGGAACCAGCGGCGGCGTATGGGGACTGGAGCGCGGCTACTGCATGATGATCGGTGGACCGAAGGCTGCGGTAGAGCATCTCGATCCGATCTTCAAGACAATCGCTCCCGGGATCGGAGATATTCCGCACACGCCAGGACGCGAGAACGTGGTCAGCACCGCGGAGCAGGGATATCTGCATTGTGGCGACAGCGGTGGCGGACACTTCGTCAAGATGGTGCACAACGGGATCGAATACGGAATGATGGCTGCCTATGCCGAGGGTTTGGGTGTGTTGAAGTCTGCGAACATTGGCAAGCACACGCATGAGATCGATGCGGAGACGACGCCTCTGCGCGACCCGGAGCACTACCAATATGACTTCAATCTGCCGGATATTGCCGAAGTATGGCGTCGTGGCAGCGTGATCGCTTCGTGGCTGCTGGATCTAACTTCGTCCGCGCTGGCGGGAGATCCGGAGCTTGCAAAGTTTGGAGGCCGTGTCTCGGATTCAGGCGAAGGACGCTGGACGATCAAAGCCGGAATCGATGAAGGTGTGCCTACGCCCGTGCTGACGGCTTCGCTCTACGAGCGATTTACTTCGCGCGGTGAGGCTGACTTCTCCAATAAAATTCTCTCCGCACTTCGTTATGAGTTCGGTGGGCATCTTGAAAAGCCAGCGGCTAAGTAA
- a CDS encoding ImcF-related family protein → MRNKTANTSMLDALLREAENKLGSAGRKGKTLHTLPMLYLLGDTNAAKTTAVLRTDWNAELIAGEAMRDGEVCPTSTLNLWFADGVLLAETGAALNDSPAQRRRLFAKTRPGSWRTSFRGDAPLRAAVVCVSCERLLGANAASELAALAAKTGEQLRELAKFLGTAVPVYVLFTKADRIPFFAAWVRNLSTDEASLLLGAAPRDFSVRPGSTWAETASATILQSYDGLLSDLQGTRLPLLARETDGPVAAENYEFPREMRKLRNSLSAFLIELVRPSQLHASPLLRGFYFTGVRAHMVEQIISEAAATPKAIAQQDAGATRIFSALSAQQGAASADSFAPRTSSKKTAQWTFLPRFFPQAVLRDAAALAGSGTTRQASLFQRFVYGTAAALLLLLLIAFTVSYSNNHTIEKQLNAADQQLAHNEAVGGANELAAMSQLEQLDILRSHLVQLEQWQREGAPLGYRWGLYHGNTLLAPARRLYFEHFRALLLTRTQNNLIAELGGLPATPPQNADYNSTYEALRGYLITTSYPQYSTSAFLAPVLTNHWQNGATISSEHRALAQRQFAFYADELTLNNPYSIRPVDTSVNQARTYLAGFGGFERIYQSILTAASRQTASIDFNAQFPHSAETILEPHIVLGAFTPSGYTFMQNALAHPEVYFRGEAWVLGDKAPATIDTGSLKQQLTTRYDTDYITTWRAFLDQAHVVKARSLAEAGTKLGIVSGTNSPLLALIQTASYNTSVQDKSISDAFQAPQTLVPPANKDQYLTASNKNYVDGLLTLRSSIQQVTASPSGALGPAAAAPIASAASAAHLAAQQTAQAFHIDAQAHTDAVTLALMEAPITSADALLRGLGPAEANAGSRSFCSVVNGLFSKFPFNPASSVQATPAEVTAVLQPNSGELWQFYNTNLKSLLVQQGTHYSEAPNPPIRVNPAFLRFFNRAADLSAAFFPAGATAPSLTFTLHNLPSNGVQKATLKVDSQTLALKDPPKQFTWQAANAANASLTANDLPLTFTGVWAVFEMLDKGKIERSITPNTYDLSFALELANTPVRAPDGTPIVVDYELSGPGASVLAPGSMSGLRCVDSVAR, encoded by the coding sequence ATGCGAAACAAAACAGCAAATACGAGCATGCTGGATGCGCTACTGCGCGAAGCCGAAAACAAGCTTGGTTCCGCGGGCCGCAAGGGCAAGACACTACACACACTGCCCATGTTGTACCTGTTGGGCGACACCAATGCCGCCAAGACAACAGCCGTCCTGCGCACCGACTGGAATGCGGAATTGATCGCCGGCGAAGCAATGCGTGATGGCGAAGTCTGCCCGACCTCCACCCTGAACCTTTGGTTTGCCGATGGCGTACTCCTCGCCGAAACAGGCGCCGCGCTCAACGACTCCCCTGCGCAGAGGCGTCGACTCTTCGCCAAAACGCGCCCCGGTTCATGGCGAACCTCTTTTCGCGGAGACGCTCCTCTGCGCGCTGCCGTGGTCTGCGTAAGCTGTGAGCGCCTGCTTGGGGCCAATGCAGCCTCAGAGCTTGCGGCACTGGCCGCAAAGACAGGTGAGCAACTACGCGAGCTCGCAAAATTTCTAGGGACCGCTGTGCCGGTCTATGTACTCTTCACGAAAGCGGATCGCATCCCCTTCTTCGCCGCTTGGGTACGCAACCTGTCGACTGACGAGGCAAGCCTGTTGCTGGGTGCCGCGCCACGAGATTTTTCTGTACGTCCGGGCAGCACATGGGCAGAAACAGCTTCAGCCACCATCCTGCAAAGCTATGATGGGCTACTATCTGATCTCCAGGGAACAAGGCTTCCGCTGCTGGCGCGTGAGACCGACGGCCCCGTCGCTGCGGAAAACTATGAGTTCCCTCGTGAGATGCGCAAGCTGCGTAACTCACTCTCAGCATTTTTGATCGAGTTAGTTCGCCCCAGTCAGCTTCATGCGAGCCCTCTATTGCGAGGCTTTTATTTCACCGGCGTTCGCGCGCACATGGTGGAACAAATCATCTCAGAGGCGGCAGCAACTCCAAAAGCAATAGCCCAACAGGATGCCGGCGCCACCCGAATATTTTCGGCCTTATCTGCACAACAAGGCGCAGCATCTGCGGATTCTTTTGCTCCGCGTACATCCTCAAAGAAGACGGCTCAGTGGACCTTCCTGCCGCGTTTCTTTCCTCAGGCAGTGCTTCGCGACGCGGCGGCGCTCGCCGGAAGTGGCACGACACGGCAGGCTTCTCTGTTTCAGCGCTTTGTATACGGGACAGCTGCAGCTCTCTTATTGTTGCTCCTGATAGCATTCACGGTCTCTTACTCGAACAACCATACGATCGAGAAGCAACTGAACGCCGCAGACCAGCAACTCGCGCACAACGAAGCTGTAGGAGGAGCAAACGAGCTCGCGGCCATGTCTCAGCTCGAACAACTCGATATTCTGCGCTCTCACCTGGTACAGCTTGAGCAATGGCAGCGCGAAGGCGCGCCCCTGGGATATCGCTGGGGCCTCTATCACGGCAATACGTTGCTTGCGCCAGCACGCCGGCTGTACTTCGAGCACTTCCGCGCACTGCTACTCACGCGAACCCAGAATAACCTTATCGCAGAGCTCGGCGGACTGCCGGCCACGCCGCCACAAAATGCCGACTACAACAGCACCTACGAGGCCCTGCGCGGGTACCTCATTACAACGTCTTACCCGCAGTACAGCACCTCAGCCTTTCTGGCTCCTGTATTAACCAACCACTGGCAGAATGGCGCGACCATATCGTCCGAACACCGCGCTCTGGCACAGCGTCAATTCGCATTCTATGCGGATGAACTCACGCTGAACAATCCTTATTCGATAAGACCGGTCGACACCTCCGTAAATCAGGCGCGCACTTACCTCGCAGGCTTCGGTGGCTTCGAACGTATCTACCAGAGCATCCTGACTGCGGCCAGCAGGCAAACTGCCTCCATTGATTTCAATGCACAGTTCCCCCACTCTGCGGAGACGATTCTGGAACCACATATCGTCTTAGGAGCATTTACTCCATCCGGTTATACCTTTATGCAAAACGCTCTTGCTCACCCCGAGGTCTACTTCCGTGGCGAAGCCTGGGTACTCGGCGACAAGGCTCCGGCAACCATCGACACCGGTTCACTCAAACAGCAATTAACCACAAGATATGACACGGACTATATAACGACGTGGCGAGCCTTTTTGGACCAGGCCCATGTAGTAAAGGCCCGCAGCCTGGCGGAAGCGGGAACGAAGCTGGGCATCGTCTCCGGAACAAACTCGCCGCTTCTGGCACTTATCCAAACAGCCTCCTACAACACTTCTGTGCAGGATAAGTCCATCTCCGATGCTTTCCAGGCACCGCAGACACTCGTACCTCCGGCAAACAAGGACCAGTACCTTACAGCCAGCAATAAAAATTACGTGGACGGTCTATTAACTCTGCGCAGCAGCATTCAACAGGTAACAGCATCGCCTAGCGGCGCGCTCGGTCCTGCCGCAGCCGCCCCGATCGCCTCCGCAGCCTCTGCCGCGCATCTTGCCGCACAACAAACGGCGCAGGCCTTCCATATCGATGCGCAGGCACACACGGATGCAGTAACACTCGCGCTGATGGAGGCTCCGATCACCTCCGCCGATGCGCTTCTACGTGGCCTCGGACCGGCAGAAGCCAACGCAGGCAGCAGAAGTTTCTGTTCTGTCGTCAATGGCCTGTTCTCGAAGTTCCCATTCAACCCTGCAAGCTCTGTGCAGGCCACGCCCGCCGAGGTGACAGCCGTGCTGCAACCAAACTCGGGTGAGCTATGGCAGTTCTACAACACGAATCTGAAATCGTTGCTGGTACAACAGGGTACCCACTATAGCGAAGCACCGAACCCACCCATACGGGTGAACCCTGCATTCCTGCGCTTCTTCAACCGTGCCGCGGATCTTTCAGCCGCATTCTTCCCTGCGGGCGCCACCGCACCTTCACTCACCTTCACGCTGCATAACCTCCCGAGTAACGGAGTGCAGAAGGCTACTTTGAAGGTAGATTCGCAGACGCTTGCCTTGAAAGATCCGCCCAAGCAGTTCACCTGGCAGGCAGCCAATGCAGCCAATGCCAGCCTTACGGCGAACGATCTTCCACTTACTTTTACTGGGGTATGGGCAGTCTTTGAGATGCTCGACAAAGGAAAGATCGAACGCAGTATCACGCCAAACACTTACGATCTAAGTTTTGCTTTGGAGCTTGCCAATACTCCGGTGCGTGCGCCAGACGGAACGCCCATCGTAGTGGACTATGAGCTCTCGGGACCCGGGGCTTCGGTACTCGCCCCGGGATCGATGAGTGGCCTACGCTGCGTAGATAGCGTGGCAAGATAA